The Mesorhizobium sp. B2-8-5 genome segment TCGTGCGCCAGATGCCGGGCCTGCGCGGGCTTCGCTTCGGCCGCGTGCAAAGCTGGACGCCGGCGGAGGATGCCTGGGACGGCGTCGGCGAGATTTGGTTCGACAGCGTCGAGGACGCGCTGAAAGCCTTCGCCACCGAACCATTCAAGAGCCTCCTCGTCGAAGATCGGAAGAAATTCACCCGCGAAATACAGGCATGTTTCGTCACCGAGCAGACGGCGGTGCAACCACCGGCAATTGGCTGAAGGACGGCTCCATGGCTTTCAACATCGGTTCCGGGCTTGAAGGCAAAAGCGTCGTTGTCACCGGCGGCAGCGGCGGCATAGGCCGCGAGGTCTGCCTGGCCTTCGCTGCCGCCGGATCACGTGTCGCGGTCGTCGATCTCGATCAGGGCAAGGTCGATGCGGTCGCTGCCGAAATGGAAGCCGGTCCGCATCTTCCGATCGCATGTGACCTGAAGCCGATCGAACATTACAAGACGCTGATAGAAAAGGTCGTGACCGTGTTCGGCGGCATCGACGTCCTGGTCTGCACGGCTGCGGTCCTGATCCGCCGGCCCAGCGTTTTCGACGTGAGCGAGGCGGACTGGGACCTCCAGCATGACGTCAACCTGAAAGCATCCTTCTTCCTGAATCAGGCGGTGGCGCGGGTCATGAAGGACCAGGGAAGGGGCGGCCGCATTATCAATTTCACCTCGCAAGGCTGGCAGAGTGGCGGTTTCGGCGGCTCCGTGGCGTATGCCGCCACCAAAGGCGGCGTCGTGTCGATGACGCGCGGACTGGCGCGGTCGCTCGCCAAGGACAAGATAACCGTAAATGCGGTATCCCCGGGCGCGGCCGACACGGCCATGATGCGCTCCGGAATGGATCAGGCGGCGCTCGACGCGCAAGTCGCCCAGATACCGCTCGGCTACATGGCCGCGCCGTCGGATCTGGCAGGCACGGTGCTGTTCCTGGCCTCAGACCATGCCGGCTACATTACCGGCGCTACCATCAACGTCAGCGGCGGCTGGCTGATGTACTGACCGGCGACCGCAAGAAGGCCAGGTCCAGATCAGAGGAGGATGAACCGTGTCAGGATCGCTTTCGGGAAAAGTCGCGGTCGTCACGGGCGCGGGGCGCGGCATCGGCGATGCCATCGCGGGCCGACTGATTGCCGACGGCGCAAAAGTCTTTGCGCTGGACAAAATGCTTCCAGACGAGCCGCGCAGGGGCGTCACTTACGTCGAGACGGATGTGACCGATCCGGCCAGTGTGAGCGCTGCGTTCAAGGCCGTCGACGACAAAGCGGGTCAAGTCGACATCCTCGTCAGCAACGCCGGCATCCAGCGTGTCGGCCTGGTCGGCAAGATATCGTTCGCCGACTTCTCTTCGGTGATCGCCACCCACTTGCACGGCCTCTTCCTGTGCGCCTCGGAAGTCGTACCGCGCATGGTCGAGCGCGGCGCCGGCGGGGCGATCGTCAGCATCGCATCCACCGCCGCTTTCGTCGGCCTGCCGGGGCGGGGGCCTTACTGCGCCGCCAAGGCAGGCATTCTCGGACTGACGCGCGCGCTGTCGCTTGAAGTCGCGACCGCGGGCATAAGGGTCAATGCGGTGGCCCCCGGCTTCACGCGCACCAAGTTCATAGAGCAGGGTTTGAAAGATGGCTCCTTGCAGGAAGACTGGATGGTGGCCCGTGTACCGATGAAGCGGTTGGCGCGGACCGAGGAGATCGCCGAGGCCGTCCGATTTCTTGCTGGCGACGAGTCGTCCTACATGACGGGCCAAACGGTCGTGGTTGACGGTGGCTGGATCGTACAAGGTATTCCCGAGGCGCCGACCTGGCTGCAAACGCCAGCCTCATGATGCCGGCAAAGCTAAATCTTGCGGAATATTGCATCGGCCGCGCGGCTGCGACGAGTCCGGGCAAGACCGCGCTTCTTGTCGTGAGCGACGCCGACAGGCCGCAGGATGCCGAGCGTTGGACCTATGCGGCGCTCGATCTTGCCGTGCGCCGGGTGGCGGCAGGTCTTCTGGCGGAAGGTCTTTCGCCCCGCGATCGTATCGTGCTGCGGTTGCCGAACACGAGCGACTATGCCCTGCTGTTTCTTGGCGCGATGGCGGCCGGCCTGGTGCCGGTTCCCATCTCGGCGCAACTCACCGGCAGCGAAACGGCGTTCCTTGTCGGAGATTCCGGCGCTGCGGCGATAGTCGAGACATCGTCGCTGGCCTCCGTAACCGCTCCTTCCGCATGCAAGGTTCTGGATGACGCGGCCTTGATACGACTGAAAAATACAGCGGAGCCGGCTGGCTTTGCCGATACCGACGCCGAAGCACCGGCCTACATGATCTATACGTCGGGAACGTCCAGTCGGCCCAAAGGCGTCGTCCACGCGCACCGCACGGTTCTCGGACGAAAACCAATGCACATCGACTGGCAAGGCCTTTCGGCATCTGATGTCGTGCTGCATGCCGGCGCCTTCAACTGGAGCTATACG includes the following:
- a CDS encoding EthD domain-containing protein; its protein translation is MIKRISFLRRKEGMSQEDFFAHWTGPHADIVRQMPGLRGLRFGRVQSWTPAEDAWDGVGEIWFDSVEDALKAFATEPFKSLLVEDRKKFTREIQACFVTEQTAVQPPAIG
- a CDS encoding SDR family NAD(P)-dependent oxidoreductase, producing MAFNIGSGLEGKSVVVTGGSGGIGREVCLAFAAAGSRVAVVDLDQGKVDAVAAEMEAGPHLPIACDLKPIEHYKTLIEKVVTVFGGIDVLVCTAAVLIRRPSVFDVSEADWDLQHDVNLKASFFLNQAVARVMKDQGRGGRIINFTSQGWQSGGFGGSVAYAATKGGVVSMTRGLARSLAKDKITVNAVSPGAADTAMMRSGMDQAALDAQVAQIPLGYMAAPSDLAGTVLFLASDHAGYITGATINVSGGWLMY
- a CDS encoding SDR family NAD(P)-dependent oxidoreductase, giving the protein MSGSLSGKVAVVTGAGRGIGDAIAGRLIADGAKVFALDKMLPDEPRRGVTYVETDVTDPASVSAAFKAVDDKAGQVDILVSNAGIQRVGLVGKISFADFSSVIATHLHGLFLCASEVVPRMVERGAGGAIVSIASTAAFVGLPGRGPYCAAKAGILGLTRALSLEVATAGIRVNAVAPGFTRTKFIEQGLKDGSLQEDWMVARVPMKRLARTEEIAEAVRFLAGDESSYMTGQTVVVDGGWIVQGIPEAPTWLQTPAS